A region from the Nonlabens sp. YIK11 genome encodes:
- a CDS encoding phosphatase PAP2 family protein — translation MNDLKELDWEATVALNDWGNDTVDLFFNIVTHKLYSIPFYLVLLFFFYNKLGWKNTLISVVTIAILIAASDQIANLFKDGFERLRPFREPALEGVISKVGRSGGTYGFYSAHSSSAIGLATFVCLLLWKSQRVLCIITIIWAILVAYSRVYLGLHYLGDILMGAVMGVLLGIICFKLFAFAKAKYGSTSIQ, via the coding sequence ATGAATGATCTTAAGGAGCTAGATTGGGAAGCTACCGTTGCCTTAAACGATTGGGGTAATGATACTGTCGATCTGTTCTTTAATATCGTGACCCACAAGCTTTATTCCATTCCTTTTTACTTGGTGTTGCTGTTCTTTTTCTATAACAAATTAGGCTGGAAAAACACCTTGATAAGCGTTGTAACCATAGCGATACTCATCGCAGCCAGCGACCAGATTGCCAATCTTTTCAAAGATGGCTTTGAGCGTCTGCGACCTTTTAGGGAACCAGCATTGGAAGGTGTCATTTCAAAAGTAGGTCGCAGTGGTGGTACTTATGGGTTTTATAGCGCTCACTCGAGTAGTGCCATAGGACTGGCCACCTTTGTATGTCTTTTACTTTGGAAGTCGCAACGCGTGCTCTGTATCATTACTATCATATGGGCAATCTTGGTCGCCTATAGCCGAGTCTATCTGGGCCTTCACTATTTAGGCGACATTTTGATGGGTGCCGTGATGGGAGTTCTACTTGGGATAATTTGCTTTAAGTTGTTCGCTTTCGCGAAAGCGAAATATGGATCAACCTCTATCCAATAA
- the lptB gene encoding LPS export ABC transporter ATP-binding protein — translation MQEKLTADNLQKAYKGRPVVKGVSLEVNQGEIVGLLGPNGAGKTTTFYMMVGLVKPTAGKVFLNQTDITKYAMYKRAQNGIGYLAQEASVFRKLSIEDNILGVLQLTDLSKKEQLERRDMLLEEFGLTDRRKRRGDLLSGGERRRTEIARALATNPNFILLDEPFAGVDPVAVEDIQRIVAQLTKKNIGILITDHNVQETLAITDRTYLMFEGKILKQGNPEELAEDEVVRRVYLGQNFELRKKKIFD, via the coding sequence ATGCAAGAAAAGCTAACCGCAGATAATCTACAGAAAGCCTACAAGGGCAGGCCAGTTGTAAAAGGAGTTTCCCTTGAAGTAAATCAAGGTGAGATCGTAGGCTTGTTGGGACCTAACGGTGCTGGTAAGACCACAACGTTTTACATGATGGTAGGACTGGTGAAACCTACTGCTGGTAAGGTTTTCTTGAACCAGACTGATATTACCAAATATGCCATGTACAAACGTGCACAAAACGGTATAGGTTATCTAGCGCAAGAAGCTTCTGTATTTAGAAAGCTTTCTATTGAAGATAACATTTTGGGCGTTTTGCAATTGACAGATCTTTCCAAAAAAGAACAGCTGGAACGTCGCGATATGCTGCTGGAGGAATTTGGTTTGACTGATCGACGCAAACGTCGTGGTGATTTATTATCTGGTGGTGAACGTCGTCGTACGGAGATTGCGCGAGCCCTAGCGACCAATCCCAATTTTATCTTGCTGGACGAACCATTTGCAGGTGTCGATCCTGTTGCGGTAGAAGATATTCAGCGTATTGTGGCACAACTAACTAAGAAAAACATCGGTATCCTGATTACCGATCACAACGTACAAGAAACTCTTGCGATTACAGACCGCACGTACCTCATGTTTGAAGGTAAAATTTTAAAACAGGGAAATCCAGAAGAACTCGCCGAAGACGAAGTGGTACGTCGTGTATATCTAGGTCAAAACTTTGAGCTGAGGAAGAAAAAGATCTTTGATTAA